The Lucilia cuprina isolate Lc7/37 chromosome 5, ASM2204524v1, whole genome shotgun sequence genome includes a window with the following:
- the LOC111687732 gene encoding ZZ-type zinc finger-containing protein 3, whose amino-acid sequence MESDNESLPESNVFYFESDHLALRGNRDYTNMLRTIAVLEAQKIRVQQHIEELALAKKRYLEDPELFLTKIKNNEEIISPNYMTIASIPEISHYDDMPPEEIKIKEETNLSTSTEQKTDVQINRGRVVDETKPETFNQLWTVEEQKRLEELLIKYPEERIEMHRFTKIAKALGNRTARQVSSRVQKYFQKLHSAGMPIPGRIPKNRRVGHAKSKHYYRPSTFFPSHNVPVHMSEDDFFLQDLHMPSTDTNSNDSKVRSTSLDNISDLKAEPINTDVQQQIVKLLKIIKQEKLSTPEGYNPDPLAAKCESCQLTAVSRLRWRCNTCYCSLNLCADCLVHQLVQQKFDHFSHDVVAESEILIKRNQETKFYTK is encoded by the exons aTGGAAAGTGATAATGAAAGTCTACCCGAGagcaatgttttttattttgaaagtgATCATTTGGCTCTAAGAGGCAATCGCGACTATACAAATATGTTGCGCACCATTGCAGTTTTAGAGGCTCAAAAAATCCGAGTTCAACAGCACATTGAAGAATTGGCTTTGGCTAAAAAACGTTATCTGGAAGACCCAGAACTGtttcttacaaaaattaaaaataatgaagagaTAATCAGTCCTAACTATATGACCATTGCAAGT ATACCCGAAATATCTCATTATGATGATATGCCACCTGaggaaataaaaatcaaagaaGAAACTAACTTGAGCACCTCTACAGAACAGAAAACTGATGTGCAAATTAATAGAGGCCGTGTAGTGGATGAAACTAAACCGGAAACCTTTAATCAACTGTGGACAGTGGAAGAGCAAAAACGTCTAGAAGAACTATTAATCAAATATCCCGAAGAACGTATAGAAATGCATCGTTTTACTAAAATAGCCAAAGCTTTAGGAAACCGTACTGCTCGACAAGTATCCAGTCGTGttcaaaagtattttcaaaaactaCACAGTGCTGGCATGCCTATACCAGGACGTATACCCAAAAACCGGCGTGTGGGTCATGCCAAATCAAAACATTATTACCGTCCTTCCACATTCTTCCCCTCACACAATGTTCCTGTACACATGTCAGAAGACGATTTCTTTTTGCAGGATTTACACATGCCCTCTACAGATACAAATTCCAATGATTCCAAAGTACGTTCCACATCTCTAGATAATATTAGTGATCTTAAGGCAGAACCCATTAACACGGATGTGCagcaacaaattgttaaattattgaaaatcattaaacaagaaaaactttCCACGCCGGAAGGGTACAATCCTGATCCCTTGGCTGCCAAATGTGAATCCTGTCAATTAACTGCGGTCTCCCGCTTACGATGGCGTTGCAATACCTGTTATTGTTCTTTAAATTTGTGTGCCGATTGTTTAGTTCATCAGCTGGTGCAGCAAAAATTTGATCATTTTTCGCATGATGTTGTGGCTGAAAGTGAAAT attaattaaaagaaatcaagaaacaaaattttatactaaataa
- the LOC111687728 gene encoding 39S ribosomal protein L17, mitochondrial, with protein MNQAEVTKLMSQLRFAVRPKKRNLRNADGPEGRLMKLRKTVTALVKNERIELYHNRADEARGYVELLISDAIRYGDRHKATMELADFWLLEKQLVHKLFKVLAPRYENSNVSYTRMYKAPRDYPGMYYQKAVLELRGNPYPSLLPDFSQNRNFIHNVLLDEARKDYRREKLADLATKMANASEEAPKEQIKDSKPVVEEKKE; from the exons atgaatCAAGCCGAAGTGACCAAATTAATGTCACAATTGCGTTTTGCAGTAAGACCCAAAAAACGTAACCTGAGAAATGCCGATGGTCCCGAGGGACGACTAATGAAGTTAAGAAAAACAGTAACAGCTCTTGTCAAAAATGAACGTATAGAATTGTATCACAATCGTGCCGATGAGGCCAGAGGATATGTGGAACTG CTAATATCTGATGCCATACGTTATGGCGATCGCCATAAGGCCACCATGGAGTTGGCCGATTTTTGGTTATTGGAAAAACAATTGGTTCATAAATTATTCAAAGTTCTGGCACCACGTTATGAAAACAGTAACGTTTCCTATACACGCATGTACAAGGCTCCCCGTGACTATCCAGGCATGTACTATCAAAAAGCTGTTTTGGAATTGAGAGGCAATCCCTATCCTTCGCTATTACCCGATTTCTCACAAAATCGTAATTTCATTCATAATGTTCTATTGGATGAGGCTCGCAAAGATTACAGACGTGAGAAATTGGCAGATTTAGCTACGAAAATGGCTAATGCTTCTGAGGAGGCGCCAAAGGAACAGATAAAAGATTCTAAGCCGGTTGTGGAAGAGAAGAAAGAATAG